The proteins below come from a single Pseudochaenichthys georgianus chromosome 14, fPseGeo1.2, whole genome shotgun sequence genomic window:
- the tiprl gene encoding TIP41-like protein, with the protein MLASLSTMMSHGFKSSKQDFTFGPWKVTAARNHIMKSKDIEGLAGEMNMPSLPEMLFGDNILRIQHNDGYGIEFNAIDALRRVNNMEDAVKVACAQEWQESRADSEHSKEVVRPYDWTYTTDYRGTLIGENMQMKVVKTEERIDMEKLKAREQIMFFDEVLLFEDELHDHGVSMISGKIRVMPTSFFLLLRFFLRVDGVLIRINDTRLYHEAGASYMLREFSTRESKIADLKNVPAALYTDPNEIAQHLTLKLTDCEKLELPAMSPQRAVNDVQ; encoded by the exons ATGTTGGCCTCTCTGTCCACGATGATGTCACATGGCTTTAAGAgcagtaagcaggacttcaccTTTGGACCATGGaaggtgactgcagccagaaacCACATCATGAAGTCCAAAGACATTGAAGG GTTAGCGGGGGAGATGAACATGCCCTCCCttccagagatgctgtttggggACAACATCCTGCGCATCCAACACAACGACGGCTACGGCATCGAATTCAACGCCATCGATGCCCTCCGGAGAGTCAACAACATGGAGGACGCTGTGAAGGTGGCCTGTGCTCAGGAGTGGCAGGAGAGCAG GGCGGATTCTGAACACTCCAAAGAGGTGGTGAGACCCTACGACTGGACCTACACCACAGACTACAGAGGCACCCTCATAGGAGAGAATATGCAGATGAAG GTAGTGAAGACGGAGGAGCGGATCGACATGGAGAAGCTGAAGGCTCGGGAACAGATCATGTTCTTTGACGAGGTGCTGCTGTTCGAGGACGAGCTGCACGACCACGGCGTCTCCATGATCAGCGGGAAAATT AGGGTGATGCCCACCAGTTTCTTCTTGTTGCTGCGTTTCTTCCTACGAGTGGACGGAGTGCTGATCAGAATAAACGACACACGACTGTATCATGAG GCCGGAGCGAGTTACATGCTACGAGAGTTCAGCACGAGAGAAAGTAAAATAGCAGACTTGAAG AATGTTCCCGCCGCGCTGTACACGGATCCTAATGAGATCGCCCAGCACCTAACACTGAAGCTGACGGATTGTGAGAAGCTGGAGCTGCCGGCGATGTCGCCTCAGAGAGCTGTTAATGACGTCCAGTGA